ACTTCCATGTCTGATAGTGGCCGAGGAAGCTGAACCTCAGGAACTGCGACTCCCTCGTGGTGGTATCCATGTGGATCTTCCCAGTCAATACCATACTCCATATCAACCTAGAATTATATTTATCAACATGTAAATGTTCAAAATGTACATAAAGAAGCACATAAAGAACAAGCATGTTTTAAAACATGTAATGTAATTCATTATGGCCAGCTTAATGGCAAGCTTGAAAAGGCATAAACTGTAACTAGTCATTGAACATTTCACTAATAATTTGTGGTAAAGCACATAATTGCTCTATTATGAACTACTTAATACATGAAAATGCTGGTCACCATTAGTAGCAATCCAAAATCCTATAGAGGTTTACGTCTAGCCTTGTTTCAAACATACCTGGGGAGGGTCTTGATACCCCTCAAGTTGGTTCTGCATCCACAGTTGAAGTGGTGACTGATTCTCTTCTGTGCGTAATCTATGGTGGTTCCAGCCATCCTTGAAGAACTGCAAATGCCTCTGAATATGTGGAAGAAAGGTCCAGTGCAGTGCATAGATGTGGATCTCTTCATCTGGGTTGAGTAAGCCCTCCCTCTCCAGGTTGCAGAAAATGGTGTAGAAAAGATCTAAAACTCCCCCAAAGACATCTCTCCACAATCTTTCTATCCTAGGTAGAGTgacaaagaaaatgaaaaatttaGTTGATTAAATCAAAGAAAAGGCTTTTAAGTTGTATACTACACCAAAGTCAATTTGAAAATCTACTGTATGTGAACACAAAACTTTTACAAAATGGTATTACCTCTGATTGTGTGTGCTTCTTCCAGTGATGTGGGAATTCCTATTCAGGCCTCTAGTGGACACCATGAAGTGTGCAACCTGAACATTTTCTCCTCCTTTGTCAGACCTGACACGTGATGGCACTCCATAGGCATTGACTGCTTCAAAGAAGCTCCCCATGACTGTTGAGGCCCGGTTGTTGGTGGCAACATTAAGGTACACAATTAGACGACTAAAGCCGTCAATGCCACCATGTACTACTATTCGCCATCTGTAATTTAAGAAATTGAAAATCAAGAACAAATATGGGCAGCACTGGAATAAATAAAACCATACATGCAAAACGATTGTATGATTTTACACTGTATGAGTTGTATTTAAAAACAGTTCATATAAGCACATCTTACCGGATAAGCTTATGGTTGCCATCTATATGCCACAAACTGTTGGGAGCAGGCACAGAATACCTTCTGCGGCGCACTGTACGCAACTGAAGAGCACGTATTTCAACTCCTGCTGGATCTTCACGGCGCATAGATTCTTGAACGCGATGCCCttaataaaagtaaatttaCTGATTTTAGTTAAATGTTTACTTTTCATATAAATTAAGAATACTTCTAAAGCTCATTATATGAATGTCTATTGCACCAACCAAAAATGGCCTTCATCTAGAGATGACACTGATATAATACCAGGTACTTGTGTAGGTTGATATAAGTAGAAAATGTTGAAGGGGTATAAGTGGGAAATGAATTAACTATATAAAATCATACCTGAAATTGCAGTAAATTAGATAATTAACAGCTTATGagttttcaaagaaaacataTTAAAAACAATGTCTGTATCCGttgtacaaaaaataaataaaaagtggTATTATGGCAACTCCATCTTCCTCATTAGTCTATGAGGAAGCTGAAACTACTATGGTTCCATACATTGTCCCATTACCACTAATAGTATAGAAATTTTAGTTATAAAATGGATTTTACGTCATAGATAACCTTGTACACATGTACAAACAAataattatcattattattttaatgcCTGCAAAGAACCACTCACTTTGTATCCGAATGCTTCGAGCGTTCAGATGGCCAACCATCATTTTATATCCTGTATTTGGATGACAACTGAGGATCTCACGTACTGTTGCATCCAGCTCTTCATTACTGATGTTAGTGAACATGTCAGACACCCTTAAAGTAAGAATTTAGTTGTGTGGTCAGATGACAAAAAATACTTCATTAAGAATTAATTCTTATTATGCAAGAACTTGCACTTCTTCAAACAGTTTTGAAAActttgcatgcacacataccTCAGACCATGTTCCGCCATTCGCCGGTACACCGTTCTTTCACCAACTCCAAAAAGAACTGCAATGTCCCGGACAGACAAACCTGCTGATAAATAGCTTTCAAGGGCTTCCGCGGGCAGTATGTGAGAAGGGCGTCCTAGCTGGGTGCCATCTGAATTTTGCAATAAAAGAACCACCTCCTCCAAAATTGTGAATACTGCAGGATCGACCTCTGTATCAGCAGATGCCGCTAAATGGAACAAACGGTCCGCCAAAACCTCGACACGAAACAATAAATAATCCGGACTTGCATTTTCAACCAGATCAGCTAAGAGTCTAAGATCTCTGGCTACCTGTTGCCTGTAAGCAGCCATTACTGTCCGGTCTTGTTCTTGGTTACTGCAGATTGAACAAGACATGTACAATCGATCTAAAGCATCTGATATCGATCAACCAATAGGATTATCAAGACACCGGAACATCATTGATTGACAGCTTCTTCATTAGCATACAGGGACaaagaaatacagaaataaataaatacagaaataaaaacGGAGAaggaaatacagaaataaataaatacagaaataaatacGGACAaggaaatacagaaataaataaatagagaaATAAATACGGACAAGGAAAtacatcaataaataaatagagaaattaatataaatgacaaaataaataaatattatgtaaGGTTTTATTCATTGATATTTTAATTTCGAGgtgtatttatacatttttatatttatattcattATTCTTTGCTAATTcgaattcatttattcatttcctgacttatttatttatttatttatttatttttcaatttGGCAGACTCGGTCCTCCataattttacaccccgcccggtaaaaatttacgttcgccaaccccccatttgattggttgtgctgcagctcacgcacacacacacgtacagagtgtggaaaagcagaggactggtctgcgtcagaaggacggaaatgaaattaatggggcacactttataaatattaatatgcgttttaaaatttagatttggggtaaaaaaaaaatcaagtctttgcaagtaaacaggttcaagtccaattcaagtcccaagttattggtgtaaaagtccaagtcaagtctaagtctctgaatattttttcaagtcaagtcaaaagtcttaatattaatgactcgagtctgactcgagtccaagtcatgtgactcgagtccccacctctgtaatatagtaatatatataaatataactgagtgtatgtatatatataaaataaatagaagGTCTCTGACATTTACGTTCCAAGTGGCGTATGCAGCAGTAGGtaaaacatactgtatgtgtaaAGTGAATGTATGAGGAATCTGATGTACATAGGATTAAAGGGTTGCTTGGCAACTGATCTAATGTGCATAGCGACTGCCTGACCTTGCCTATAGATTGTGTTAATAAATAAAGTCATCTTGTAAAAATATCCCGGTGTTGGTATGTGGGTATGTTTAGCCTCTGAGCTGGACCTCTCCGGTTTAACAAAGGTGGTGGCAGCATTTTCGCTACCTAGTGCATTTAGGCAAATTATAACAATACTTTTGTATAAACATAATATTGTCCAAAGATAAAAAAAATCTCatgtatgtttttgtttctgtgttaGAAAATTTGCTAAATTAAATAGCCAAAACAAAACTAATTCGTTAACtaaaccaggtatcaccaaatggcggaccgcggtccggatccggacctgaacgccgtcctgtccggacccaatcacattcctgattaactggatacggacccaaatgccaaaaaaattttaacgggagactatattttaaaacggagaatttattttcagacgagtgttacgttcaccacccatttgagtgttacgttcaacccccccccccgctcaacaactttcgttcgccccccccccccgctcaacaactttcgttcgccggacctaaggtctgagctatctgccaaaaatggaccgcggaaagatttaattgattacccctgaacTAAACCTTTAATTTATTAAGACAATGGGTGGGAGTGGGTGGAGACTTTGTACTTTATGGTTAATTAATGGCCTAAAGTTGGTCTACTGATACATTGTGAGAGATTGCATTGGTTTCTGAGATGTGGCTTTGGAGAAAGTCATGCATGAGTTCATTCCTCCTAACAGTGTTGTCTAATTTTGGCTAGTGACTGAATTTGCTTACTTTCGATCACCTCCTGATTTCAGCCTCACACAGCCCGTGCTCCCTGTGGCCCTATGCCGCTGTATAGGTTATTAGTTAAGGATCATGTCATTGTTATATACTCTCATACCTATCCATCCAACTCACAACAAAACAATGGTTCTATTAAACACAGTAGGGCAACCACTATGGGGAAGAACATCACAATAGATTGTTTTGCCTTGAATGGAATGGGGAAGTAAGGCGTGCAAATATTTCTAACATTGGGCTCTTACTACAAGGAAGGTCACATTCACACCAACCACACGACTGGGTCCAAGAACAAAACAACAGGTAAGAATTATCTGTCTTTTTTTGTATTAAGTGAATCCTCATGCAAGATAACTTTGGTAAGGTAACATAAAGTGTCAAAGGGAAGCCACTGTTTTCTTTCAAGGAAACATGCACAGATATACATACATCTGCTGTATTCTGTAGTGAATGCAGATCGAGAGGACAATAAATATGTAGTCAAGTTCATCCAAAGCGACATAATTTACAAAGAGCATAACTAAGTACAGTGAAATACTAcattgtatatgtatgtatatgtgaatGCAATAAGATCAGCATATAAGTTAATACATCTTTTGTTTACCTGGAAATATAAATTAAATGTATCATGTAATGACCATTACATTTATAATGTAATTTAACTAAGTAGGGCTTGTATACTGTACATACCTGAGAAGAGCAGGAAAAACCCTGTTAATACAATCTTAGGTTTTTCAACATCACCTTAGTCTTGTATCAAATGCTAAGTAATATATTCTCTAGCAGTTAATGTATGTACAAGCCACACTGTGAGGCTTTTACCCAGTTCTATTGTTGCCTAAGTACATGGTTTCAGATGTCATTGTGAGAATGTCACCGTGGGGATGTATAATGTCTTTGATATGAGGAAGCTATCTGAACACAAACTGAAGAACAAAGCTGCATTTAAATCTAAATCCAGTACATGTGGCATAACTGGTTTTGTTGTCATCTGTTGCTAATGTATTTCATTATACCTTAAGTGTTTTTCCTGGTTTAGATACCAAAGGTTTGGATGTAGAGAGCTACATTTGGTACTTGTAATTCCTTTTGAAGgtgttttcaatattttcctgATTTGTTTTTAGAACACCGTATTTAGCAAGGAAAAGAATGTAATAGTTCTGTCATAATGTTTTGAAGAATGACACTTCACTTGGGTGAAGAATTGGGTCACATCAACTAATTTATGTCTCCTACAGCCCCTATCTACCGACCTCTATTAATTAAAGCTAGATAAACTCAATCCTGAGGATAAAATCTTGAATTTAATGTACCAAAAAGAAACTGTTTACCATGTAAAAAAATGAGGATTTCTTCTAATGATCAAATTTCTATTTCAGCTGGTATGGAGTTAAAATGG
This sequence is a window from Brachyhypopomus gauderio isolate BG-103 chromosome 21, BGAUD_0.2, whole genome shotgun sequence. Protein-coding genes within it:
- the LOC143485214 gene encoding uncharacterized protein LOC143485214 isoform X2: MFTNISNEELDATVREILSCHPNTGYKMMVGHLNARSIRIQRHRVQESMRREDPAGVEIRALQLRTVRRRRYSVPAPNSLWHIDGNHKLIRWRIVVHGGIDGFSRLIVYLNVATNNRASTVMGSFFEAVNAYGVPSRVRSDKGGENVQVAHFMVSTRGLNRNSHITGRSTHNQRIERLWRDVFGGVLDLFYTIFCNLEREGLLNPDEEIHIYALHWTFLPHIQRHLQFFKDGWNHHRLRTEENQSPLQLWMQNQLEGYQDPPQVDMEYGIDWEDPHGYHHEGVAVPEVQLPRPLSDMEVQRLPNPQVPFSNALNLYSETVVMLTDILSDV
- the LOC143485214 gene encoding uncharacterized protein LOC143485214 isoform X1, with translation MSCSICSNQEQDRTVMAAYRQQVARDLRLLADLVENASPDYLLFRVEVLADRLFHLAASADTEVDPAVFTILEEVVLLLQNSDGTQLGRPSHILPAEALESYLSAGLSVRDIAVLFGVGERTVYRRMAEHGLRVSDMFTNISNEELDATVREILSCHPNTGYKMMVGHLNARSIRIQRHRVQESMRREDPAGVEIRALQLRTVRRRRYSVPAPNSLWHIDGNHKLIRWRIVVHGGIDGFSRLIVYLNVATNNRASTVMGSFFEAVNAYGVPSRVRSDKGGENVQVAHFMVSTRGLNRNSHITGRSTHNQRIERLWRDVFGGVLDLFYTIFCNLEREGLLNPDEEIHIYALHWTFLPHIQRHLQFFKDGWNHHRLRTEENQSPLQLWMQNQLEGYQDPPQVDMEYGIDWEDPHGYHHEGVAVPEVQLPRPLSDMEVQRLPNPQVPFSNALNLYSETVVMLTDILSDV